One Vigna unguiculata cultivar IT97K-499-35 chromosome 7, ASM411807v1, whole genome shotgun sequence genomic region harbors:
- the LOC114190433 gene encoding imidazoleglycerol-phosphate dehydratase, chloroplastic-like, giving the protein MELSAPPSLPTSPSSLLLKSRVRVFHAIPNLTRSPFQASIFSPNQRNLTPIHLPRNVSSAVVVGDNASAMTTLPVDSDARVGEVKRVTKETNVSVKINLDGSGVADSNTGIPFLDHMLDQLASHGLFDVHVKATGDIHIDDHHTNEDVALAIGTALLQALGDRKGINRFGNFSAPLDEALIHVSLDLSGRPYLGYNLDIPTQRVGTYDTQLVEHFFQSLVNTSGMTLHIRQLAGKNSHHIIEATFKAFARALRQATEYDPRRRGTVPSSKGVLSRS; this is encoded by the exons ATGGAGCTATCTGCACCACCCTCTCTTCCAACATCTCCTTCATCTCTGCTTCTCAaatctagggttagggttttccaCGCAATACCCAACCTCACGCGTTCTCCTTTCCAAGCTTCAATCTTTTCACCCAATCAACGCAATCTCACTCCAATCCACCTTCCCAGAAACGTCTCTTCCGCTGTCGTGGTGGGAGACAATGCTTCAGCTATGACGACTTTGCCAGTTGATTCAG ATGCTAGAGTTGGAGAGGTTAAAAGGGTCACCAAGGAGACCAATGTATCAGTCAAAATAAACTTGGATGGTTCCGGGGTTGCTGATAGTAATACTGGAATTCCCTTCCTCGATCACATGCTTGAT CAACTTGCTTCACACGGGCTGTTTGATGTACACGTAAAAGCCACAGGTGATATACacattgatgatcatcacacaAATGAAGACGTTGCCCTTGCTATCGGAACA GCTTTGTTGCAGGCTCTTGGTGATAGGAAGGGTATTAACCGGTTTGGCAACTTCTCTGCTCCACTTGATGAAGCACTGATACATGTTTCACTG GATTTGTCTGGTCGACCTTATCTAGGTTATAATTTGGACATACCCACTCAGAGGGTTGGAACATACGATACTCAG TTGGTGGAGCATTTCTTCCAATCATTGGTGAACACGTCTGGTATGACACTTCACATTCGACAG CTTGCTGGGAAGAATTCCCATCATATTATCGAGGCAACCTTTAAAGCTTTTGCTAGGGCTCTTCGACAAGCAACAGAGTATGATCCACGTCGCCGTGGAACCGTGCCAAG TTCGAAAGGAGTTCTGTCTCGTAGCTGA
- the LOC114191994 gene encoding uncharacterized protein LOC114191994 — MVRQGSSHFNVSINRCLSEEECKYPQIKSYLSTLRKMSIPPPNDPSRGCSSEFSQPLGQQDLAEARNLLENLNRVNVVQGNLTEVVYRTGDQDLDIRRPVYRWDRRPYQDIFANGFQAWPQGQTPNNTYYDLLHFIQHAGAPLDPNRPPTTTHAFVSTTLNNAWQPTPSTQVLPPGSQIQFYRYEVYAPGGIWVAVTLGNRYSYVSQAEVCFAGGIAPQYIRSCLIFTATREAGSRYVRLRRETRLIINRNFNPESAPYNQVVIYIPVYYYRDDNGENRYLPEETYPPMREKRQVLEADNDAALDWYTTKVVEVPSYIDSAFRSSKPNEVYFFLKNKYVQVYYTPGDTKDKILTDLRLICDGFPSLLDTPFGEYGIDCAFDTEASKAYIFSTNLCAYIDYAPGTMDDKILSGPMTIAAMFPVLKNTVFENGIDSAFRSTRGKEVYLFKNNKYVRIAYDSKQLVGSIRNIGDGFPILKGTIFESGIDACYASHVESEAYLFKGDKYVRIKFSPGTYDDALVGDVRPILDGWPCLKGILPLDNKGIDTHSHADHEQADPDPCEMEENKESTVAKLQAVKHKSGKSYNQLADETGLTNVYVAQLLRRQAQLKPDTAPLLLAALPNLPEDLVWEMMRPPLRSYDPELILDPTVYRLNEGVMHFGESIKEIINEEFGDGIMSAIDFYCSVDKIKGVDGKDRVVVTFDGKYLPHSEQKSEDMVSRRRL; from the exons ATGGTAAGGCAAGGAAGTTCCCACTTCAATGTGAGTATCAATAGGTGCCTATCAGAAGAGGAATGCAAATATCCCCAAATCAAATCCTATCTCTCTACCTTAAGAAAAATGTCAATTCCTCCACCAAATGATCCATCCAGAGGATGTTCCTCAGAATTCTCACAACCTCTAGGACAACAAGATTTGGCTGAAGCTCGAAATTTGTTGGAGAATCTGAACCGTGTCAACGTTGTTCAAGGAAACTTGACAGAAGTTGTATACAGAACAGGTGACCAAGATCTTGATATCCGTCGCCCTGTGTATCGTTGGGACAGAAGGCCCTACCAAGACATCTTTGCGAACGGCTTCCAAGCATGGCCACAGGGACAAACTCCCAACAACACTTACTATGATCTGCTTCACTTCATTCAACATGCAGGTGCTCCTCTTGATCCCAACAGGCCTCCAACTACAACACACGCCTTTGTCAGCACCACTCTCAATAATGCATGGCAACCAACCCCTTCCACCCAAGTCCTCCCACCAGGTTCTCAGATTCAATTTTATCGCTATGAAGTTTATGCTCCTGGTGGCATTTGGGTCGCTGTCACCCTTGGGAATCGATACTCCTACGTTTCTCAGGCTGAGGTTTGCTTTGCCGGAGGCATTGCTCCTCAGTACATTCGATCCTGTCTCATATTCACAGCAACACGTGAAGCCGGATCAAG GTATGTGAGATTACGGAGAGAAACAAGATTGATCATAAACAGGAATTTCAATCCAGAGTCCGCTCCTTACAATCAAGTAGTTATTTATATCCCTGTTTACTACTACAGGGATGATAACGGTGAAAACAGATACCTACCAGAAGAGACTTATCCGCCTATGAGAGAGAAAAGACAGGTCTTGGAAGCTGATAACGATGCTGCTCTTGACTGGTATACTACTAAAGTTGTAGAGGTACCAAGTTACATAGATTCTGCATTTCGTTCATCAAAACCAAATGAAGTTTATTTcttcttaaaaaataagtatGTGCAAGTGTATTACACTCCTGGAGACACAAAGGATAAGATCCTCACTGATCTGCGTTTGATCTGTGATGGCTTTCCATCACTTCTTGATACGCCGTTTGGAGAATATGGAATAGACTGTGCCTTCGATACTGAAGCTAGCAAAGCATATATCTTCTCCACCAATCTCTGTGCCTACATTGACTATGCTCCAGGAACTATGGATGACAAGATACTGTCGGGTCCTATGACAATTGCAGCCATGTTTCCTGTCTTGAAAAACACTGTGTTTGAGAATGGTATAGACTCTGCATTTAGGTCAACCAGAGGCAAAGAAGTTTACTTATTCAAGAACAATAAGTATGTTCGCATAGCGTATGATTCGAAGCAGCTTGTTGGCAGCATTCGCAACATCGGTGATGGGTTTCCTATTCTGAAAGGTACGATCTTTGAAAGTGGAATCGATGCGTGTTATGCTTCTCATGTGGAGTCTGAAGCTTACCTTTTCAAAGGAGACAAGTATGTGCGCATCAAATTCAGCCCAGGTACATATGATGACGCTCTTGTGGGTGATGTGAGGCCTATCCTCGATGGTTGGCCATGTCTTAAGGGCATTCTGCCTCTCGATAATAAAGGAATTGATACTCATTCTCACGCTGATCATGAACAAGCTGACCCTGATCCG tgtgagatggaggagaacAAAGAAAGCACAGTGGCAAAGCTGCAAGCTGTGAAGCATAAGAGTGGGAAGTCGTACAATCAGTTAGCGGATGAGACAGGGCTCACCAATGTCTATGTTGCTCAGCTTCTCCGGAGACAGGCTCAGCTCAAACCCGACACTGCCCCTCTTCTGCTGGCGGCGCTGCCCAACCTGCCCGAAGACCTTGTGTGGGAGATGATGAGACCCCCTTTGAGATCTTATGATCCTGAACTCATCCTAGACCCCACTGTCTACAG GTTGAATGAAGGTGTAATGCATTTTGGAGAGAGCATCAAGGAGATAATCAATGAGGAGTTTGGTGATGGGAT CATGTCAGCAATAGATTTCTACTGCTCAGTTGACAAAATTAAAGGAGTGGATGGGAAGGATCGTGTGGTAGTGACATTTGATGGAAAATATTTGCCTCATTCGGAACAG AAATCAGAAGACATGGTTTCAAGAAGAAGGTTATAG
- the LOC114190386 gene encoding cyanate hydratase: protein MEQNKESTVAKLQAVKLESGKSYNQLAEETGLTNVYVAQLLRRQAQLKPDTAPVLRAALPGLSEFLLREMMRPPLRSYDPNLIQDPTVYRLNEAVMHFGESIKEIINEEFGDGIMSAIDFYCSVDKIKGVDGKDRVVVTFDGKYLPHSEQKSEHMVSIRRS, encoded by the exons ATGGAGCAGAACAAAGAAAGCACAGTGGCAAAGCTGCAAGCTGTGAAGCTTGAGAGTGGGAAGTCCTACAATCAATTAGCGGAGGAGACAGGGCTCACCAATGTCTATGTTGCTCAGCTTCTCCGAAGACAGGCTCAGCTCAAACCCGACACTGCCCCTGTTCTGCGGGCGGCGCTGCCCGGCCTGTCCGAATTCCTTCTGCGGGAGATGATGAGACCCCCTTTGAGATCTTATGATCCTAATCTTATCCAAGACCCCACTGTTTATAG GTTGAATGAAGCTGTAATGCATTTTGGGGAGAGCATCAAAGAGATAATCAATGAGGAGTTTGGTGATGGGAT CATGTCAGCAATAGATTTCTACTGCTCAGTTGACAAAATTAAAGGAGTGGATGGGAAGGATCGTGTGGTAGTGACATTTGATGGAAAATATTTGCCTCATTCGGAACAG AAATCTGAGCACATGGTTTCAATAAGAAGGTCATAG